GATGAGGTTGGATGAAGTTGGTGTTGAAACCCTAGGCAAGCAGGTATTCAGCTTACAACGTAGGTTTAAGGAGAGTGAATGACGGCTGGGAGTGTGGGGACAGAGTCATCCCCTGAAATTCTAGGAGGTGGTGACTCCCTCTAACCTTGTGCTATTTTCACCCCTTAGGCTGCTGGTTGTCTACCCCTGGACTCAGAAGCTCTTTGAGTCCTCTGGGGACTTGTCCTCTGCTGATGCTATTATGAGCGACCCTAAGGTGAAGGCACATGGCAAGAAGATGCTAGACTTCTTTGGTGAGGGCATAAAACATCTCAACGACCTCAAGGGCACCTTTACTGTGCTGAGTGAGATGCACTGTGATAAGCTGCATGTAGATTCTGAGTACTTCAGGATAAGTTTATGGGACCCTCAATGT
This portion of the Bos taurus isolate L1 Dominette 01449 registration number 42190680 breed Hereford chromosome 15, ARS-UCD2.0, whole genome shotgun sequence genome encodes:
- the LOC787671 gene encoding hemoglobin subunit beta; this encodes MVKLTFKEKFSFMFLWSKMRLDEVGVETLGKLLVVYPWTQKLFESSGDLSSADAIMSDPKVKAHGKKMLDFFGEGIKHLNDLKGTFTVLSEMHCDKLHVDSEYFRLLGYLLINVLAYYFGKLFILEIQAAFQKVVAGVANALAHRYH